Proteins from one Desulfonema limicola genomic window:
- a CDS encoding restriction endonuclease subunit S, protein MMLTESYLVDILEFYNGKEPVFSEGEFTVYGSNGVIGFSEQFNHHNAIILGRVGAYCGSVDICENKFWASDNTIIVQPKNGFDLRYIYYRLLSTPLNSYAGGAAQPLITHSILKSIKIKITNNINTQKRIADILSAYDDLIENNRRRIALLEQAARLLYREWFVYLRFPGHEKVKVVDGVPEGWRKSSLAEVLDSIKYGYTASAQIEAIGPKFLRITDIVPEIINWDSVPHCVISESDFKKFHLKTGDIVVARTGATVGYAKRIDKIEHKAIFASYLVRLRFNEQLDNLFAGIYIESPEYKAFIQNNCGGAAQPNANAKIISSAQILIPPKSYQLEFRNYLEPLYKQRNVLQKQNQRLTKARDLLLPRLMNGEIKL, encoded by the coding sequence ATGATGCTAACTGAGTCTTATTTAGTTGATATACTTGAATTTTATAACGGAAAAGAGCCTGTATTTTCAGAAGGTGAATTTACTGTTTATGGGTCAAACGGTGTCATTGGTTTTTCTGAACAATTTAATCATCATAATGCAATCATTTTAGGTCGCGTTGGTGCTTACTGTGGGTCAGTTGATATTTGTGAAAATAAGTTTTGGGCTTCAGATAATACGATTATTGTTCAACCTAAAAATGGTTTTGATCTCAGATATATTTACTATCGCCTGTTATCTACTCCTTTGAATAGTTATGCTGGCGGTGCTGCTCAACCCCTAATAACACATAGCATTTTAAAAAGTATAAAGATAAAAATAACCAATAATATTAATACGCAAAAACGCATCGCCGACATCCTTTCAGCCTATGACGACCTGATCGAAAACAACCGGCGGCGGATTGCACTGCTGGAGCAGGCAGCACGCCTGCTTTACAGGGAATGGTTTGTTTATCTTCGATTTCCGGGGCATGAAAAGGTTAAGGTTGTTGATGGAGTGCCGGAGGGGTGGAGGAAAAGTTCTTTGGCAGAAGTTCTTGATTCAATTAAATATGGATATACTGCAAGCGCCCAAATAGAAGCAATTGGTCCCAAATTTTTAAGAATTACTGATATTGTTCCAGAAATAATTAATTGGGATTCTGTACCTCATTGTGTAATATCTGAATCAGATTTCAAGAAATTCCATCTAAAAACAGGAGATATTGTTGTTGCAAGAACTGGAGCAACAGTGGGCTATGCAAAACGTATTGATAAAATTGAGCATAAGGCGATATTTGCTTCATATTTAGTAAGGCTTCGTTTTAATGAACAGCTTGATAATTTATTTGCTGGTATCTATATTGAATCACCAGAATATAAAGCTTTTATTCAGAATAATTGTGGTGGCGCTGCTCAACCAAATGCTAATGCAAAAATAATTTCATCAGCACAAATATTAATCCCTCCTAAATCATATCAATTGGAGTTTCGTAATTATTTAGAACCATTGTATAAACAGCGAAATGTTTTACAAAAACAAAACCAAAGACTCACAAAAGCCCGCGACCTCCTCCTCCCCCGCCTGATGAACGGAGAAATAAAATTATGA